One window of Nostoc sp. C052 genomic DNA carries:
- a CDS encoding alpha-amylase family glycosyl hydrolase, with amino-acid sequence MTLSTEVSVTLGTPAIKASTRTGMGAIPYEGGTAFRVWAPFASAVYVAGDFNNRSTTANPLASENNGYWSVDVPEAKEGQKYRYLIQGSFIPTDSLWWRTDPYCKHVLDNDGADGVIVTDKFDWGNNTFNMPPWNELVIYEMHVASFNRTKNKPGNFSSIIDKLVILKDLGINAIELMPIFAFPGEYSLGYNPAFPFDIESNYGDPHDFKNFVKKAHEFGIAIILDVVYNHFGDKELDYCLRRFDGWSQNDGDGIYFYNDRRVQTGFGPRPDYGRREVRQYIRDNVLMWLEEYQIDGLRFDSTVNIRNIYGKNNEPENDIPEGWSLMQSINNEIDSKMPWKITIAEDLQNNEWINRSTGAGGAGFDSQWGSFFYYSIFNAVVAPTDSARNMYSVRDAILQRFETDAWKRVIYSENHDEVAEINHKVRLPEAIWRGNADSWFARKRSTLAAALVFTSPGIPMIFQGQEFLEWGSWSDSGTLDWSKKDKFSGIWNLYQSLIRLRRNWNNNTRGLLGQHVNVHHVNNNDKVIAFHRWDRGGVGDDVVVVVNMGDRSYDRYSLGFPNGGTWRVRFNSDWNGYSPDFGNHPGYDTFADRSNPNDSDGMPFRANVGIGAYSVLIFSQSSN; translated from the coding sequence ATGACGCTTTCAACCGAAGTAAGTGTTACTTTAGGTACACCTGCGATCAAAGCCTCTACCCGTACTGGAATGGGAGCTATTCCCTACGAAGGAGGAACAGCCTTTCGGGTTTGGGCGCCATTTGCTTCAGCAGTTTATGTGGCTGGAGATTTTAATAATAGGTCTACAACCGCAAATCCCCTCGCCTCTGAAAATAATGGATACTGGTCTGTAGATGTTCCTGAAGCTAAAGAAGGCCAAAAGTACCGCTATTTGATTCAAGGATCTTTCATCCCAACTGATTCTCTATGGTGGCGCACTGATCCCTACTGCAAACATGTCCTCGACAATGATGGCGCTGATGGTGTGATTGTCACAGATAAGTTTGACTGGGGAAACAATACCTTCAATATGCCACCTTGGAATGAATTAGTAATTTATGAGATGCACGTAGCTTCTTTTAATAGAACTAAAAACAAGCCGGGAAATTTCAGTTCAATAATCGATAAACTAGTCATCTTAAAAGACTTAGGCATCAATGCGATTGAACTGATGCCGATTTTTGCTTTCCCAGGAGAATATTCTCTAGGCTATAATCCGGCTTTTCCCTTTGATATAGAAAGTAATTATGGCGATCCTCATGACTTTAAAAACTTTGTCAAAAAAGCCCATGAATTTGGCATAGCCATCATTCTCGATGTAGTTTATAACCATTTTGGTGATAAAGAACTAGATTATTGTCTACGGCGGTTTGATGGTTGGAGTCAAAATGATGGGGATGGGATCTATTTCTACAATGACAGACGTGTACAAACAGGTTTTGGCCCTCGCCCAGATTATGGCCGACGTGAAGTGCGGCAATATATCCGTGACAACGTTCTCATGTGGCTAGAAGAATATCAAATAGACGGTTTACGGTTTGATTCTACAGTCAACATTCGTAATATTTACGGCAAGAACAACGAGCCGGAAAATGATATTCCTGAAGGCTGGAGTTTGATGCAATCGATCAATAATGAAATAGATAGCAAGATGCCGTGGAAAATTACCATTGCGGAAGACTTGCAAAACAACGAATGGATCAACCGTAGTACAGGAGCCGGGGGAGCAGGATTTGATTCTCAATGGGGTAGCTTTTTTTATTATTCTATTTTTAATGCAGTGGTAGCCCCCACAGATAGCGCCCGTAATATGTACAGCGTGCGGGACGCAATTTTGCAGAGGTTTGAAACCGATGCTTGGAAACGAGTTATCTACAGCGAAAATCATGATGAAGTAGCTGAAATTAACCACAAAGTCAGACTCCCAGAAGCAATTTGGCGTGGTAATGCAGATAGTTGGTTTGCCCGCAAACGGTCTACGTTAGCAGCCGCTCTCGTTTTTACATCTCCTGGAATTCCAATGATTTTTCAAGGTCAGGAATTTCTGGAGTGGGGAAGTTGGAGTGATTCTGGTACTTTAGATTGGAGCAAGAAAGATAAATTTAGTGGTATTTGGAATCTTTATCAGTCGCTAATTCGTTTACGCCGCAACTGGAATAACAATACTAGAGGTTTACTTGGACAGCATGTAAATGTACATCATGTCAATAATAATGACAAAGTTATCGCCTTCCATCGTTGGGATCGGGGTGGAGTAGGGGATGATGTTGTGGTTGTTGTGAATATGGGCGATCGCTCCTACGATCGCTATAGTCTGGGTTTTCCTAACGGCGGAACTTGGAGAGTGAGATTTAATAGTGACTGGAATGGTTACAGCCCAGATTTTGGCAACCATCCTGGTTATGACACCTTTGCAGATCGCAGCAATCCCAATGATTCCGATGGAATGCCCTTCCGTGCCAATGTTGGGATTGGGGCTTATAGCGTCTTGATTTTCTCTCAATCATCGAACTGA
- a CDS encoding gluconate 2-dehydrogenase subunit 3 family protein, whose amino-acid sequence MAIEILQTDDQYVLNHCTKFLARDNKDPRHNFGQLSNDDPRSRIAENWRFPIIDSYSDGKDFVKSYSSNVVTFVYQQPGATPPTDVAVIGTFANLYEPIPLKPVNFVGEPTGYYALSIVVPKAQFHTYKFIVNGQAIIDPINPQRTQLDNGQLWSRFFTQLCTEPLNFEDWEFDIVTRLVDHILPFRTKEGENFLNRYYNFLGKQDKQVQYAYAYRLDESVGAANFIDNILAREENHHLIDYKICLGQINQILRKRNPYVEPKNVSKELYIDLYNEMATNQVNGWNYQQYQEPRFFLQLLRRHTFSGAFSHPKYGGNVGGTGWAYLSERYRDQNGKTLFDWRRAIEAPLGLNSDYRG is encoded by the coding sequence ATGGCTATTGAAATTCTACAAACAGACGACCAGTACGTACTAAACCACTGCACTAAATTTCTCGCCAGAGATAATAAAGATCCCCGTCATAACTTTGGCCAATTGAGTAACGATGATCCTCGCTCTCGCATTGCCGAAAATTGGCGATTTCCGATTATCGATAGTTACAGCGATGGCAAAGATTTTGTTAAAAGTTATTCTTCCAACGTAGTAACTTTTGTCTATCAACAACCAGGAGCAACACCGCCAACAGATGTTGCTGTGATTGGGACTTTTGCTAACCTTTATGAGCCAATTCCACTTAAGCCTGTTAACTTTGTTGGCGAACCCACAGGATATTATGCTTTATCGATTGTGGTACCGAAAGCACAATTTCACACCTATAAATTTATCGTCAATGGGCAGGCGATTATAGACCCAATCAATCCCCAACGCACTCAGCTTGATAACGGTCAATTATGGTCACGGTTTTTTACCCAATTATGCACTGAACCATTAAACTTTGAAGATTGGGAATTTGATATCGTAACTCGATTAGTAGATCATATTTTGCCTTTCCGAACCAAGGAAGGGGAAAACTTTTTGAACCGTTATTACAATTTTTTGGGTAAACAAGATAAACAAGTGCAGTATGCCTATGCTTATCGTCTAGATGAATCTGTAGGAGCAGCAAACTTTATTGACAACATTTTAGCTAGAGAAGAAAATCATCATTTAATTGATTACAAAATTTGCTTAGGTCAAATTAACCAAATATTGAGAAAGCGCAATCCCTACGTTGAACCAAAAAATGTCTCTAAAGAGTTATACATCGACCTGTATAACGAAATGGCTACTAACCAAGTCAATGGTTGGAATTATCAGCAATACCAAGAACCTCGTTTCTTCCTCCAATTACTACGTCGGCACACATTTTCAGGAGCATTTTCTCATCCGAAATATGGTGGCAACGTAGGAGGAACAGGTTGGGCTTATCTCTCAGAAAGATATAGAGATCAGAACGGCAAAACCCTATTTGATTGGCGCAGGGCGATAGAAGCACCCCTTGGACTTAACAGCGATTATCGGGGCTAA
- a CDS encoding GMC family oxidoreductase: MQTEFDVVIIGSGAGGSPIAYTLAKAGKSVLILEKGPLFRPQYQNPQGLSDFKRDELFADGPEKRIRIPGVANFNEAFYSSHVEPDINDEPHIYRDPNGQDRATIEGYTAQVVGGGTQLYGGVSLRFTPTDLRLQSFNAGRNDLKNDPNGDVQREARDWPVSYDELEPYYVKAEYLVGLNGTVDNQLKPFSKDSYQPPLEPNPISNYAKAGMDKLGEQLGAGKPIKPYRTPLAVITRDHEPSGRKVPKDPETLKTSYVNRFGCPLGVKSSTWVSLLSPIASLPNFEIRTNCVVTHLESEGSKVSRVVYRDPSGKTRFVQGKLVIVACSAIESIRLLKLSAQLSSEFNKRINQNDLLGKYFLTHCFGGASALMPTRSDKTLALDADWATDACATDDFLKSRGLWAGGAVYNNTSDQALPISLGRTHGSRDLDTLWKGFIEDTSLAAQGLTDFLDNNIGRGLSVSFMANQVPLKTNRIELHPTIQDKWGRPVAHIIKQWHSHDRYLMDTLAEMCGQILKLGGNTIPGEFKFEFQGQGGVYLAENALARIANHILGGARFGNDRNDSVLDRNCKAWDFDNLYVTDGSFMPTSGGANPTLTIQANSFRVADELLKRL; encoded by the coding sequence ATGCAAACTGAATTTGATGTAGTGATCATTGGTAGTGGCGCTGGAGGTTCACCCATTGCCTACACTTTAGCCAAGGCTGGGAAATCAGTGCTGATCCTGGAAAAAGGCCCGCTATTTAGACCCCAGTATCAGAATCCTCAGGGGTTAAGTGACTTTAAGCGTGACGAATTATTTGCTGATGGCCCAGAAAAGCGCATCCGTATTCCGGGAGTTGCTAACTTCAATGAAGCCTTTTATTCTAGCCACGTTGAACCAGATATTAATGACGAACCGCATATCTATCGCGATCCCAATGGACAAGATAGAGCCACAATCGAAGGTTATACAGCCCAAGTAGTAGGCGGCGGTACTCAACTTTATGGTGGTGTTTCCCTGCGGTTTACGCCTACCGATTTACGCCTACAAAGCTTTAATGCTGGACGTAATGACTTAAAAAATGACCCGAATGGGGATGTCCAGAGAGAAGCGCGTGATTGGCCTGTTAGTTACGACGAATTAGAACCGTACTATGTGAAAGCTGAATACCTTGTAGGTCTTAACGGCACCGTTGACAACCAACTCAAGCCTTTTAGTAAAGATAGCTATCAACCGCCCCTAGAACCTAACCCAATTAGCAATTATGCGAAAGCGGGTATGGACAAGCTAGGTGAACAATTGGGTGCTGGTAAGCCGATTAAGCCCTACCGCACACCCCTAGCGGTGATTACCCGTGACCATGAACCCAGTGGGCGCAAAGTTCCCAAAGACCCCGAAACCCTCAAAACCAGTTATGTGAACCGCTTTGGCTGTCCGTTGGGTGTGAAATCGAGTACTTGGGTATCTTTACTCAGCCCGATCGCTAGTTTACCAAACTTTGAAATTCGCACCAACTGCGTAGTTACCCATTTAGAAAGTGAGGGGTCGAAAGTCAGCCGAGTTGTGTACCGCGATCCCAGTGGCAAAACCCGGTTTGTTCAAGGAAAGTTGGTAATCGTAGCCTGCTCTGCTATTGAATCGATTCGCTTGCTGAAGTTGTCAGCACAGCTGAGTTCCGAATTCAATAAACGCATCAACCAAAATGATTTACTGGGTAAATACTTCCTTACCCACTGTTTTGGAGGTGCTAGCGCCCTCATGCCCACCCGTAGCGATAAAACCCTAGCTCTCGATGCTGATTGGGCAACCGATGCTTGCGCCACTGACGACTTTCTCAAAAGCAGAGGACTTTGGGCAGGTGGAGCAGTCTACAACAATACTTCCGATCAAGCCTTGCCTATTTCCCTCGGACGTACCCACGGTAGTCGAGATTTAGACACGCTTTGGAAAGGCTTTATTGAAGATACCAGTTTAGCGGCTCAAGGGTTGACTGACTTTTTGGACAACAACATAGGTAGGGGTTTATCTGTCAGCTTTATGGCCAATCAAGTACCCCTAAAGACCAATCGGATTGAACTCCATCCCACAATTCAAGATAAATGGGGTCGTCCTGTAGCTCACATCATCAAACAATGGCACAGTCACGACAGATATCTCATGGACACCTTGGCTGAAATGTGTGGCCAGATTTTGAAATTGGGTGGTAATACAATTCCCGGCGAATTCAAATTTGAATTTCAAGGTCAGGGTGGCGTGTACCTGGCAGAAAACGCCTTGGCACGGATTGCTAACCATATTCTTGGGGGAGCAAGGTTTGGTAATGACCGCAATGATTCAGTGCTAGACCGCAATTGCAAAGCTTGGGACTTTGATAACCTCTACGTCACCGATGGCTCATTTATGCCCACTTCAGGAGGAGCCAACCCCACCTTGACAATTCAGGCCAATTCTTTTCGGGTAGCTGACGAATTACTTAAGAGGCTTTAA
- a CDS encoding cupin domain-containing protein, giving the protein MDPAFNDIQTNPWNEIFKVVFFPDRIYHAEYLNATRSPRYRYNVREVRSYLGINALKGEVYLDGKFISNFLRLEYRSSRLVEQVREKKRLLSNGVIAWVRLLPEDQSKKAESRVKLHYCPWIDAYEVEIWETLEAPATSYHDFQILDQMGRNGPITRVKAFNAALQDIKALTQIELAFRENDRDLPTGYQISDADACWDNDYSRSHQEPRTQEPSSPQNTISDQNYLINFQRGWFLQAPDIQPVRYRNAMMDADNPDRGDDNIIDMRWIVQRELGGSNIFFHEVTIPPGKVEGTHQHIGTEELYYITEGEGIAYMRVGDDPATDKYPTVERQVMGLGKREFKELPVKSGSIIFTKSGGMHGIRNPGTQPLKFVAFLYHTI; this is encoded by the coding sequence ATGGACCCAGCATTTAACGATATTCAAACTAATCCGTGGAATGAAATTTTCAAAGTCGTCTTCTTTCCCGATCGCATTTACCATGCTGAATACCTCAACGCTACCCGCAGTCCCCGCTACCGTTACAATGTGCGCGAGGTTCGTAGCTACCTGGGTATCAATGCTCTGAAGGGAGAAGTATATCTCGATGGCAAGTTTATCAGTAATTTTCTGCGACTGGAATATAGATCCAGTCGTTTAGTAGAGCAAGTACGCGAGAAAAAGCGGTTGCTCAGTAATGGTGTAATTGCTTGGGTGAGGCTGTTACCGGAAGATCAAAGCAAAAAAGCAGAGTCTAGAGTCAAGCTGCACTATTGTCCGTGGATTGATGCTTACGAGGTGGAGATTTGGGAAACCCTAGAAGCTCCCGCCACCAGCTACCACGATTTTCAGATTTTGGATCAGATGGGGCGTAACGGGCCAATTACGCGAGTCAAGGCATTTAACGCAGCTTTACAAGATATCAAAGCACTGACGCAGATAGAATTGGCATTTCGGGAAAACGATCGCGATTTACCCACTGGCTACCAAATTAGTGATGCTGATGCCTGTTGGGATAATGACTATTCGCGATCGCACCAAGAACCCCGCACCCAAGAACCTAGTTCACCACAAAATACGATCTCGGATCAAAATTACCTGATCAACTTCCAACGCGGTTGGTTTTTACAAGCACCAGACATTCAGCCTGTGCGCTATCGCAATGCCATGATGGATGCCGACAATCCAGATCGAGGAGACGACAACATTATTGATATGCGCTGGATTGTGCAACGAGAACTAGGTGGTTCCAACATCTTCTTCCACGAAGTAACAATTCCTCCGGGGAAAGTGGAAGGCACTCACCAACATATTGGCACGGAAGAATTGTATTACATCACCGAGGGAGAAGGTATTGCCTACATGCGCGTCGGTGATGATCCAGCAACCGACAAATACCCCACTGTAGAACGTCAAGTGATGGGACTGGGGAAACGCGAATTTAAAGAACTGCCGGTGAAATCAGGTAGCATCATTTTTACCAAAAGCGGGGGGATGCATGGCATTCGTAACCCTGGTACACAACCTCTAAAATTCGTTGCTTTCTTGTATCACACAATCTAA
- a CDS encoding cupin domain-containing protein produces the protein MFILHSDSVFKVDPNTPPEYSRGNPLLKLLNFLERSQLAAERDFYLTGEFQYLFPYESLVLYGPQGNDANILDPTQQDNKTDFQKQNVKDFVSTDTFLIRGLVTVGDWTGPFLRVSYRGGPDTKLSVATNHKLGEKIKLWIKVAGVATPTLLVVPYNPLSDRYEIEFWGYPGNDLRSQLDDKGRNAFDRGELQVRTDLVHGSIADFNREVLSDRYILDVAPTNTMHPVLPLHVELAWADFSEKIWDSQNGANYHYEFNMILRGWDHFLGTGISPNPHGGVGFLEYRNLMSNYGRYSSKPELGRQLESWNFNAFGTKNHGNGFERFFAVDYIDLHVLNPSCGIGLHRHRDNQEVFLMMDGQGFMVVGDWCKMPERERCFEIRTLQSGHFAMLKGGNLHALMNATDEQVSLFMFGGYD, from the coding sequence ATGTTTATCCTTCATTCTGACAGTGTTTTTAAAGTTGATCCCAATACCCCGCCTGAGTATAGTCGGGGTAATCCGCTACTGAAGTTGTTAAACTTTCTCGAACGCTCTCAACTAGCGGCGGAACGTGATTTTTATTTAACTGGGGAGTTTCAGTATTTATTTCCCTATGAATCCCTAGTTTTATATGGGCCTCAGGGAAATGATGCAAATATTCTCGATCCAACTCAGCAGGACAATAAAACAGATTTCCAAAAGCAAAATGTCAAGGATTTCGTTAGTACTGACACCTTTTTAATTCGGGGTTTGGTGACAGTGGGAGACTGGACAGGGCCATTTTTGCGAGTTTCTTACCGTGGCGGCCCTGATACTAAATTATCTGTTGCAACCAACCATAAACTAGGAGAAAAAATTAAACTCTGGATTAAAGTGGCAGGTGTAGCAACTCCGACTTTGCTTGTAGTGCCGTATAATCCCCTGAGCGATCGCTATGAAATTGAGTTTTGGGGTTATCCAGGCAACGATCTGCGAAGTCAGCTAGACGACAAGGGACGCAATGCCTTTGATCGCGGCGAACTCCAGGTACGGACTGATTTAGTACATGGCAGCATCGCGGACTTCAACCGAGAAGTATTAAGCGATCGCTATATACTGGACGTTGCCCCCACAAATACAATGCATCCTGTATTACCCCTCCACGTGGAACTTGCTTGGGCAGATTTTAGCGAAAAAATTTGGGACTCCCAAAATGGAGCAAACTACCACTACGAATTCAACATGATCCTCCGGGGATGGGATCACTTTTTGGGAACAGGTATCAGTCCTAACCCTCACGGTGGTGTTGGCTTTTTGGAATATCGCAATTTGATGTCTAATTATGGGCGCTACTCCAGTAAACCAGAATTGGGTCGCCAGTTAGAATCATGGAACTTCAACGCCTTTGGTACTAAAAATCATGGCAACGGTTTTGAACGATTCTTTGCCGTAGATTACATAGATTTACACGTCCTCAATCCTAGCTGTGGCATTGGTTTACATCGCCATCGTGATAATCAGGAAGTTTTTCTGATGATGGATGGCCAAGGCTTTATGGTAGTAGGTGATTGGTGCAAAATGCCAGAGCGAGAACGCTGCTTTGAAATCCGTACACTACAATCTGGACACTTTGCCATGCTCAAAGGTGGTAATCTCCACGCTTTAATGAATGCTACTGATGAACAAGTTTCTCTGTTTATGTTTGGGGGTTATGATTAA
- a CDS encoding cyanophycinase, translated as MTKAFPSIARRLKNIGIKLLKMGTFLITRFIENWKRYFLGDTVDVRPSPSNDIRPSLGGPVLSLGGGGPDVDDAIQWMINQVRGSSNSNNKVNVVVIRTSGNHDYNRLIYAMKGVNFVETLVVSSRQEANKSEIFEKVRNADVVFFAGGDQCQYIRNWKDTKLETAVKSVYLKGGGIGGTSAGAMIQSDCVYDACASSEKGIETRDALEDPYRDITFTYNFFNWSNLKGTIVDTHFDRRERMGRIMTFIARQIKDGVSSSVLGIAVSESTSVLVDKNGLVKVMGRGAAYFVLGNHQPEVCEPRKPLTFSNYKIWKVRSGDTFNLRNRPTSGYYLRSVKKGRIDSNPY; from the coding sequence ATGACAAAGGCATTCCCAAGCATAGCAAGGCGCTTGAAAAATATAGGAATCAAGTTGTTGAAGATGGGAACCTTCCTAATAACCCGTTTTATCGAAAACTGGAAACGCTACTTCCTGGGTGACACTGTTGATGTCCGTCCCTCTCCCTCCAATGATATCCGTCCTTCCTTAGGGGGGCCAGTTCTGAGTTTGGGTGGGGGTGGCCCCGATGTCGATGATGCTATCCAGTGGATGATTAACCAAGTTCGGGGAAGTAGTAACTCCAACAACAAAGTTAATGTTGTAGTTATCCGCACGAGTGGTAATCACGATTACAATCGGCTAATTTATGCCATGAAGGGCGTAAACTTTGTAGAAACTCTTGTGGTTAGCAGTAGACAAGAAGCAAACAAATCCGAGATTTTTGAAAAAGTCCGAAATGCTGATGTAGTTTTCTTTGCTGGTGGCGACCAATGTCAGTATATCCGCAACTGGAAAGATACCAAGCTTGAAACCGCCGTTAAGTCAGTTTACCTGAAGGGAGGTGGTATTGGTGGCACTAGTGCGGGTGCAATGATCCAAAGTGATTGTGTGTATGATGCTTGCGCTTCTTCCGAAAAAGGCATCGAAACTAGAGACGCACTCGAAGATCCTTACCGGGACATTACTTTTACTTACAACTTTTTCAATTGGAGTAATTTGAAGGGAACTATTGTAGACACACACTTTGACAGGCGAGAAAGGATGGGTCGAATTATGACTTTTATTGCCCGTCAAATTAAGGATGGTGTATCTAGCAGTGTTTTAGGCATAGCGGTTAGTGAAAGTACATCGGTTCTTGTGGATAAAAACGGTTTGGTGAAAGTTATGGGTAGGGGTGCGGCGTATTTTGTACTTGGCAATCATCAGCCGGAAGTATGCGAACCCCGAAAGCCTTTGACCTTTTCCAATTACAAAATTTGGAAAGTTCGCAGTGGTGACACCTTCAACTTAAGAAACAGACCAACCTCTGGGTACTATCTCAGGAGTGTTAAAAAGGGACGGATTGATTCAAATCCTTATTAA
- a CDS encoding SDR family NAD(P)-dependent oxidoreductase, translating into MNVVLIHILSESDRLPPSQVEVETLRHTYETNVFGVFAVTKTFLPLLKKSKAGRIVNLSSGLGSLTKNSDPNYEFANFKLLAYNSSKTAVNAITVLLAAELKDTAIKVNAADPGFTATDINQYQGYRTVEQGAIAAVRLATLPDDGSSGGFFDENGVLPW; encoded by the coding sequence TTGAATGTTGTATTGATACACATACTAAGTGAGAGCGATCGCCTTCCCCCTAGTCAAGTTGAGGTTGAAACGCTGCGACACACTTATGAAACAAATGTATTTGGAGTGTTTGCAGTTACAAAAACGTTCTTACCGTTGTTAAAAAAATCAAAAGCAGGGCGAATAGTAAATTTATCAAGTGGTTTAGGTTCTCTAACAAAAAACTCTGATCCCAATTATGAATTTGCTAATTTTAAGCTTCTTGCTTACAACTCATCAAAAACAGCAGTGAATGCAATCACAGTTTTGTTGGCTGCTGAACTTAAAGATACTGCAATTAAAGTTAATGCTGCTGACCCTGGTTTTACCGCAACAGACATTAACCAATATCAAGGTTATCGCACTGTTGAGCAAGGAGCGATCGCAGCAGTAAGACTTGCTACTCTGCCTGATGATGGTTCTAGCGGAGGGTTTTTTGACGAAAATGGCGTGCTTCCTTGGTAG
- a CDS encoding aldo/keto reductase codes for MQTKQLGNSELHITPIGFGAWAIGGGGWAFGWGTQDDRESIEAINRALDLGINWIDTAAVYGLGHSEEVVAKALKGRSSRPYIFTKCSMIWDEKGEIGRSLKADSVRREVEDSLHRLDIETIDLYQIHWPNPDSDIEEGWTTLAKLKDEGKVRYIGVSNFNVEQLKRIQKIAPITSLQPPYSLVKRDVEKEILPFAKENNIGVIVYSPMQSGLLTGAITPERVANLPDDDWRKNSSEFQEPRLFRNLKLVEVLQHIGEQHDRSPGEVAIAWTLNNPAVTAAIVGGRNAKQVEGIIGAGEFRLNQQELDKIADFLRENP; via the coding sequence ATGCAAACCAAACAGCTTGGTAATTCAGAGCTTCACATTACCCCAATTGGCTTTGGTGCCTGGGCAATTGGTGGAGGTGGATGGGCTTTTGGTTGGGGAACACAGGACGATCGGGAATCCATTGAAGCGATCAATCGCGCTCTCGATCTCGGCATTAATTGGATTGATACCGCAGCTGTTTATGGTCTAGGACATTCGGAAGAGGTTGTTGCTAAAGCGCTCAAAGGTCGATCTAGTCGCCCCTACATTTTCACGAAATGCTCAATGATTTGGGATGAAAAGGGCGAAATTGGTCGCAGCTTAAAGGCGGATTCGGTGCGGCGGGAGGTTGAAGATAGTCTGCACCGACTTGATATTGAAACCATTGATCTTTACCAGATCCACTGGCCCAACCCTGACTCAGACATTGAAGAAGGCTGGACAACTCTGGCAAAACTCAAGGATGAGGGGAAGGTTCGCTATATCGGGGTTTCAAACTTCAATGTAGAACAGTTGAAACGTATTCAGAAAATTGCCCCAATTACGTCATTGCAACCGCCTTATTCTCTGGTGAAGCGCGATGTCGAAAAGGAAATTCTGCCTTTTGCTAAGGAAAATAATATCGGCGTGATTGTGTATTCACCGATGCAGTCTGGCTTGCTCACAGGAGCGATTACACCTGAGCGAGTTGCTAATTTGCCAGATGATGATTGGCGTAAGAATAGTAGTGAATTTCAGGAGCCACGCCTATTTCGTAACCTGAAGCTGGTGGAGGTGTTGCAACATATTGGTGAACAACACGATCGCTCGCCGGGTGAAGTAGCGATCGCTTGGACTTTAAACAATCCGGCGGTGACAGCTGCGATCGTTGGCGGACGTAATGCCAAGCAGGTGGAAGGAATCATTGGTGCTGGGGAATTTCGCCTCAATCAACAGGAATTAGACAAGATTGCTGATTTCTTGCGCGAGAATCCCTAA
- a CDS encoding class I SAM-dependent methyltransferase, translating to MMTVNQLMGDSPNQIYGNFGKRFFAWMMAKTSGKYDKIVSVRKRSLFANLQGKVLEIGPGTGPNLPYYPKDIHWIGIEPNPHTHSYLKKQAEKLNLNIDLRIGNAEWLDAEDNSIDTVVSTLVLCSVPNIDYTLQAILRVLKPGGRFLFIEHVAAPQGSLLRQLQNRISPIWKVIGDGCHPDRETWIALENAGFSSINYERFDAKLPIVSPHIIGVATK from the coding sequence ATGATGACTGTAAACCAACTTATGGGAGATTCACCAAATCAGATTTATGGCAATTTTGGTAAGCGCTTTTTTGCCTGGATGATGGCTAAAACTAGCGGTAAGTATGATAAAATTGTCAGTGTTCGCAAACGTTCTCTTTTTGCGAATCTCCAAGGTAAAGTATTAGAAATTGGCCCAGGAACAGGCCCTAATTTACCCTACTACCCTAAAGATATCCACTGGATAGGAATTGAGCCAAACCCACATACCCATTCTTATCTCAAAAAACAGGCAGAAAAACTTAATTTAAACATCGACCTCCGCATTGGTAATGCAGAATGGTTAGATGCAGAAGATAACAGCATAGATACTGTTGTTAGTACATTAGTTTTGTGTTCAGTGCCGAATATAGACTATACATTACAGGCAATTTTAAGAGTACTGAAACCAGGTGGACGCTTCTTATTTATTGAACACGTTGCTGCACCTCAAGGAAGTTTATTGCGACAACTGCAAAACAGAATTAGTCCGATTTGGAAAGTAATCGGTGATGGTTGTCATCCAGATAGAGAAACTTGGATAGCTTTAGAAAATGCTGGTTTTAGCAGCATCAATTATGAGAGATTTGATGCAAAATTGCCGATTGTTAGTCCTCATATTATTGGCGTAGCGACAAAGTGA